A stretch of Stigmatopora argus isolate UIUO_Sarg chromosome 22, RoL_Sarg_1.0, whole genome shotgun sequence DNA encodes these proteins:
- the ltbp3 gene encoding latent-transforming growth factor beta-binding protein 3 isoform X2, which produces MPSLICRLLLLWISVHRVARCTERSSTRERFKVVIAPVICKRICQQGQCHDRCEQGNNTTLIAENGQGADTLIGQGFRVVVCPLTCMNGGVCNSRKHCQCPPGFTGRLCQFPPRLTQRVEAARGNKQPVYPMSLKPNGQKLLEQAGLGRTQLTQSHSVFSIPFAQPGYHSSEVQINVRVHHASDTSVVIQPLDQAESKPPQKIGPRLPPTRHKPKGRCFQETTPKQACNSTPLPVLTNQEDCCGSVGNSWGQNKCYQCPKLPNASVKQTIVEDYGSTCPQGYKRFNNTHCQDINECSMQGICENGDCLNTLGSFKCSCKAGFVLERNRCVTELSHCFLMASDDRGCEHALPTQLAKDRCCCTVGKAWGRNCERCPREGTVAFSEICPAGKGYIIREFTETFPLAFPLMPIPHKPEVEETTTAVQQAPTSQHSPRVPVVKPTPPTIIRMTPDNDPLETQTKVSHDNECESEPCGQGRGFCINTEGGYKCHCRQGYKHMVQHGRLKCVDVNECSKRDICGSGGQCANLPGSYKCECHSGYKSRSHRHPVCEDVNECLSPDNCPNEQCVNTLGSFECVPCLSGHESRSGTCYDINECEKPGICPNGRCENLLGTYRCLCNEGFIPSIDSKGCTDIDECEDVRLCAYGRCINTEGSFQCQCYSGYQRTQEGSHCEDINECDRPSNCQRGRCINSMGSYTCECQKGYTLVGGRRCQDIDECASDWSLCQPYGSCENRPGSYVCVCHHGYVLSEDKHSCEAPQMIADEKKECYLNLDDTVFCDSVLATNVTKQECCCSIGVGWGDHCEIYPCPVSHSAEFHFLCPNGQGLYYDEGLMYSRPAYQDIDECSLFADEICKKGRCQNTQPGYECYCQRGFYYDSNLLECIDVNECHDESLCRNGHCINTEGSFYCNCKEPWTQDSDKKKCVLAEVADVNECNDPANCKNGLCVDTQGSYYCICSPPWTLAIDRNRCVTPEEQADVNECQDPSYCKNGRCENTPGSFHCFCDPPRTFSAALKQCVYDDRTAAHKDVCFQQVDEGLICSEPRSVMLVTYSECCCHYGRGWGPECNTCPPRHSEMFSHLCEMHLETESDGEQEILTAFAHYNPGDSSEEDSDECSCANGHCVRSYLGTMCECNQGFRLDHSHTRCIDIDECSEPGVRSNLCENARCVNTVGSYKCYCKHGFVPTRRPNKCVRRRMK; this is translated from the exons ATGCCCTCGCTGATTTGCCGCCTGCTTCTCTTGTGGATCAGCGTGCACAGAGTGGCGCGGTGCACGGAGCGCTCATCCACGCGCGAGCGCTTCAAGGTGGTCATCGCGCCGGTCATCTGCAAGCGCATCTGCCAGCAGGGTCAGTGTCATGACCGCTGCGAGCAGGGCAACAACACCACGCTCATCGCGGAGAACGGCCAGGGGGCAGACACGCTCATCGGCCAGGGCTTCAGGGTTG TTGTGTGTCCCCTCACGTGCATGAACGGTGGCGTGTGCAACTCCAGGAAGCACTGCCAATGCCCACCGGGCTTCACGGGCCGCCTGTGCCAGTTTCCTCCGCGGCTCACCCAGCGTGTAGAGGCGGCGCGGGGCAACAAGCAACCCGTCTATCCCATGTCCTTGAAGCCCAACGGCCAAAAGCTTCTGGAGCAAGCGGGTCTGGGACGTACCCAGTTGACTCAGTCACACTCAGTTTTCTCCATTCCTTTTGCACAGCCGGGCTACCACTCCTCGGAAG TGCAGATAAACGTGCGCGTTCACCACGCATCAGACACGTCCGTGGTCATTCAGCCTCTCGACCAGGCGGAGAGCAAACCCCCTCAGAAGATCGGGCCACGCCTCCCGCCTACGCGGCACAAGCCCAAGGGCCGTTGCTTCCAGGAGACCACACCCAAACAAGCT TGCAACAGCACCCCGCTTCCTGTTCTGACGAACCAAGAGGACTGCTGTGGAAGCGTGGGCAACTCCTGGGGTCAAAATAAGTGCTACCAGTGCCCCAAATTGCCAA ATGCTTCTGTCAAGCAGACAATTGTAGAAGATTATGGATCAACCTGCCCACAAGGTTATAAAAGATTCAACAACACACACTGTCAAG ATATCAACGAGTGCTCCATGCAAGGAATCTGCGAGAATGGAGATTGTTTGAACACTCTAGGGAGCTTCAAATGTTCATGCAAGGCTGGTTTTGTTCTGGAGCGGAATCGATGTGTCA CCGAGTTATCTCACTGCTTCCTGATGGCGTCCGATGACAGGGGTTGCGAGCATGCCCTGCCCACCCAACTCGCCAAGGATCGGTGCTGCTGCACAGTGGGCAAAGCTTGGGGGCGCAACTGTGAACGCTGTCCACGGGAAGGCACAG TTGCCTTCAGTGAGATCTGCCCAGCTGGCAAAGGCTATATCATAAGAGAGTTCACAGAAACTTTCCCCTTGGCCTTTCCCTTAATGCCCATCCCTCACAAGCCTGAAGTGGAAG AGACAACAACTGCTGTGCAGCAGGCCCCGACCAGCCAACACAGTCCTCGCGTTCCTG TTGTCAAGCCCACCCCTCCGACAATCATCAGAATGACCCCTGACAATGACCCTTTGGAAACCCAAACTAAAGTCTCAC ATGATAATGAATGTGAGTCTGAGCCTTGCGGTCAGGGCAGAGGCTTTTGCATCAACACAGAGGGTGGCTACAAATGTCACTGTCGCCAAGGCTATAAACACATGGTGCAGCATGGGAGGCTAAAGTGTGTCG ACGTAAACGAATGTTCCAAACGGGACATTTGTGGTTCTGGAGGCCAGTGTGCTAACTTGCCGGGTTCTTATAAATGTGAATGTCACAGTGGCTACAAGAGCAGGTCACACCGTCACCCTGTTTGTgaag aTGTGAACGAATGTCTCAGTCCggacaattgtccaaatgagcaATGCGTGAACACACTTGGCTCCTTTGAATGTGTTCCTTGCCTATCGGGTCACGAGTCACGCTCTGGCACCTGCTACG ATATAAACGAGTGTGAAAAACCTGGCATTTGTCCCAATGGCCGATGTGAAAACCTTCTTGGAACTTATCGTTGCCTTTGCAATGAGGGCTTCATCCCATCGATTGACAGCAAGGGCTGCACTG ATATTGATGAGTGTGAAGACGTCCGGCTGTGTGCGTATGGCCGCTGCATCAATACCGAAGGATCATTCCAGTGTCAGTGTTATTCCGGTTACCAGCGCACACAGGAAGGAAGCCACTGCGAAG ATATCAATGAGTGCGATAGGCCGTCAAACTGTCAAAGAGGCCGCTGTATCAACAGTATGGGTTCGTACACCTGTGAGTGCCAGAAGGGATACACATTGGTGGGAGGCCGCCGTTGCCAAG ACATTGACGAATGCGCATCCGACTGGAGCCTTTGCCAGCCGTACGGCTCTTGCGAGAATAGACCGGGCTCATATGTGTGTGTCTGCCATCACGGCTACGTCCTCTCAGAGGACAAACACAGCTGCGAGG CACCTCAAATGATAGCAGATGAGAAGAAGGAGTGCTACCTGAACCTGGATGATACCGTGTTTTGTGACAGTGTCTTGGCCACCAACGTCACCAAGCAGGAGTGCTGCTGCTCTATCGGAGTTGGCTGGGGAGACCATTGTGAGATCTACCCATGTCCTGTTTCCCACTCAG CTGAATTCCACTTCCTGTGTCCAAACGGGCAGGGTCTCTACTATGATGAAGGACTCATGTATAGCCGTCCTGCCTACCAGG ATATCGACGAGTGTTCTCTTTTTGCGGATGAAATTTGCAAAAAAGGCCGCTGTCAAAACACTCAGCCGGGATACGAGTGTTACTGTCAGCGGGGCTTCTACTATGACAGCAACCTTCTCGAGTGTATCG ATGTAAATGAATGTCACGACGAGTCTCTGTGCAGAAATGGTCATTGCATCAACACCGAAGGCTCCTTTTACTGCAATTGTAAGGAACCGTGGACCCAAGATTCTGACAAAAAGAAATGTGTGCTAGCAGAAGTAGCAG ATGTAAACGAGTGTAATGATCCAGCCAACTGCAAGAACGGCCTCTGTGTGGACACTCAAGGGTCTTACTACTGCATTTGCTCCCCACCATGGACCCTAGCTATTGACCGGAACCGTTGCGTGACTCCAGAAGAGCAAGCAG ATGTGAATGAGTGCCAGGATCCCTCGTACTGTAAGAATGGGAGGTGTGAGAACACGCCCGGCTCCTTTCACTGTTTTTGTGACCCTCCTCGCACCTTCAGTGCGGCGCTCAAACAGTGCGTCTATGACG ATCGTACAGCAGCCCACAAAGACGTGTGTTTCCAGCAGGTGGATGAGGGTTTAATCTGCAGCGAGCCGAGGAGCGTCATGCTGGTTACCTATTCGGAGTGCTGCTGTCACTACGGGCGCGGTTGGGGGCCCGAGTGCAACACTTGTCCGCCAAGGCATTCAG AGATGTTTAGCCATTTGTGTGAGATGCACCTGGAGACGGAGTCGGATGGGGAACAGGAAATCCTGACAGCTTTCGCTCACTATAATCCAG GTGACAGTTCAGAGGAGGATTCGGACGAATGCAGTTGTGCAAATGGCCACTGTGTGCGCTCCTATCTGGGTACCATGTGTGAATGTAACCAAGGTTTTAGGTTGGACCACTCTCACACCCGCTGTATAG ATATCGATGAGTGTTCAGAACCAGGAGTTCGTAGCAATCTGTGTGAGAACGCTCGCTGTGTGAACACCGTGGGCTCATACAAGTGCTACTGCAAACACGGTTTTGTGCCTACTCGCAGGCCAAATAAATGTGTCCGCCGTAGAATGAAATAA
- the ltbp3 gene encoding latent-transforming growth factor beta-binding protein 3 isoform X1: protein MPSLICRLLLLWISVHRVARCTERSSTRERFKVVIAPVICKRICQQGQCHDRCEQGNNTTLIAENGQGADTLIGQGFRVVVCPLTCMNGGVCNSRKHCQCPPGFTGRLCQFPPRLTQRVEAARGNKQPVYPMSLKPNGQKLLEQAGLGRTQLTQSHSVFSIPFAQPGYHSSEVQINVRVHHASDTSVVIQPLDQAESKPPQKIGPRLPPTRHKPKGRCFQETTPKQACNSTPLPVLTNQEDCCGSVGNSWGQNKCYQCPKLPNASVKQTIVEDYGSTCPQGYKRFNNTHCQDINECSMQGICENGDCLNTLGSFKCSCKAGFVLERNRCVTELSHCFLMASDDRGCEHALPTQLAKDRCCCTVGKAWGRNCERCPREGTVAFSEICPAGKGYIIREFTETFPLAFPLMPIPHKPEVEETTTAVQQAPTSQHSPRVPVVKPTPPTIIRMTPDNDPLETQTKVSPETDECRLSRNICGHGECENSPNGRICHCHPGYRLNPQRNICEDDNECESEPCGQGRGFCINTEGGYKCHCRQGYKHMVQHGRLKCVDVNECSKRDICGSGGQCANLPGSYKCECHSGYKSRSHRHPVCEDVNECLSPDNCPNEQCVNTLGSFECVPCLSGHESRSGTCYDINECEKPGICPNGRCENLLGTYRCLCNEGFIPSIDSKGCTDIDECEDVRLCAYGRCINTEGSFQCQCYSGYQRTQEGSHCEDINECDRPSNCQRGRCINSMGSYTCECQKGYTLVGGRRCQDIDECASDWSLCQPYGSCENRPGSYVCVCHHGYVLSEDKHSCEAPQMIADEKKECYLNLDDTVFCDSVLATNVTKQECCCSIGVGWGDHCEIYPCPVSHSAEFHFLCPNGQGLYYDEGLMYSRPAYQDIDECSLFADEICKKGRCQNTQPGYECYCQRGFYYDSNLLECIDVNECHDESLCRNGHCINTEGSFYCNCKEPWTQDSDKKKCVLAEVADVNECNDPANCKNGLCVDTQGSYYCICSPPWTLAIDRNRCVTPEEQADVNECQDPSYCKNGRCENTPGSFHCFCDPPRTFSAALKQCVYDDRTAAHKDVCFQQVDEGLICSEPRSVMLVTYSECCCHYGRGWGPECNTCPPRHSEMFSHLCEMHLETESDGEQEILTAFAHYNPGDSSEEDSDECSCANGHCVRSYLGTMCECNQGFRLDHSHTRCIDIDECSEPGVRSNLCENARCVNTVGSYKCYCKHGFVPTRRPNKCVRRRMK, encoded by the exons ATGCCCTCGCTGATTTGCCGCCTGCTTCTCTTGTGGATCAGCGTGCACAGAGTGGCGCGGTGCACGGAGCGCTCATCCACGCGCGAGCGCTTCAAGGTGGTCATCGCGCCGGTCATCTGCAAGCGCATCTGCCAGCAGGGTCAGTGTCATGACCGCTGCGAGCAGGGCAACAACACCACGCTCATCGCGGAGAACGGCCAGGGGGCAGACACGCTCATCGGCCAGGGCTTCAGGGTTG TTGTGTGTCCCCTCACGTGCATGAACGGTGGCGTGTGCAACTCCAGGAAGCACTGCCAATGCCCACCGGGCTTCACGGGCCGCCTGTGCCAGTTTCCTCCGCGGCTCACCCAGCGTGTAGAGGCGGCGCGGGGCAACAAGCAACCCGTCTATCCCATGTCCTTGAAGCCCAACGGCCAAAAGCTTCTGGAGCAAGCGGGTCTGGGACGTACCCAGTTGACTCAGTCACACTCAGTTTTCTCCATTCCTTTTGCACAGCCGGGCTACCACTCCTCGGAAG TGCAGATAAACGTGCGCGTTCACCACGCATCAGACACGTCCGTGGTCATTCAGCCTCTCGACCAGGCGGAGAGCAAACCCCCTCAGAAGATCGGGCCACGCCTCCCGCCTACGCGGCACAAGCCCAAGGGCCGTTGCTTCCAGGAGACCACACCCAAACAAGCT TGCAACAGCACCCCGCTTCCTGTTCTGACGAACCAAGAGGACTGCTGTGGAAGCGTGGGCAACTCCTGGGGTCAAAATAAGTGCTACCAGTGCCCCAAATTGCCAA ATGCTTCTGTCAAGCAGACAATTGTAGAAGATTATGGATCAACCTGCCCACAAGGTTATAAAAGATTCAACAACACACACTGTCAAG ATATCAACGAGTGCTCCATGCAAGGAATCTGCGAGAATGGAGATTGTTTGAACACTCTAGGGAGCTTCAAATGTTCATGCAAGGCTGGTTTTGTTCTGGAGCGGAATCGATGTGTCA CCGAGTTATCTCACTGCTTCCTGATGGCGTCCGATGACAGGGGTTGCGAGCATGCCCTGCCCACCCAACTCGCCAAGGATCGGTGCTGCTGCACAGTGGGCAAAGCTTGGGGGCGCAACTGTGAACGCTGTCCACGGGAAGGCACAG TTGCCTTCAGTGAGATCTGCCCAGCTGGCAAAGGCTATATCATAAGAGAGTTCACAGAAACTTTCCCCTTGGCCTTTCCCTTAATGCCCATCCCTCACAAGCCTGAAGTGGAAG AGACAACAACTGCTGTGCAGCAGGCCCCGACCAGCCAACACAGTCCTCGCGTTCCTG TTGTCAAGCCCACCCCTCCGACAATCATCAGAATGACCCCTGACAATGACCCTTTGGAAACCCAAACTAAAGTCTCAC CAGAGACAGATGAATGTAGGCTAAGCAGGAACATTTGTGGTCATGGAGAATGTGAGAACAGCCCCAACGGCCGCATCTGTCACTGTCACCCCGGCTATCGTCTCAACCCGCAGAGGAACATCTGTGAGG ATGATAATGAATGTGAGTCTGAGCCTTGCGGTCAGGGCAGAGGCTTTTGCATCAACACAGAGGGTGGCTACAAATGTCACTGTCGCCAAGGCTATAAACACATGGTGCAGCATGGGAGGCTAAAGTGTGTCG ACGTAAACGAATGTTCCAAACGGGACATTTGTGGTTCTGGAGGCCAGTGTGCTAACTTGCCGGGTTCTTATAAATGTGAATGTCACAGTGGCTACAAGAGCAGGTCACACCGTCACCCTGTTTGTgaag aTGTGAACGAATGTCTCAGTCCggacaattgtccaaatgagcaATGCGTGAACACACTTGGCTCCTTTGAATGTGTTCCTTGCCTATCGGGTCACGAGTCACGCTCTGGCACCTGCTACG ATATAAACGAGTGTGAAAAACCTGGCATTTGTCCCAATGGCCGATGTGAAAACCTTCTTGGAACTTATCGTTGCCTTTGCAATGAGGGCTTCATCCCATCGATTGACAGCAAGGGCTGCACTG ATATTGATGAGTGTGAAGACGTCCGGCTGTGTGCGTATGGCCGCTGCATCAATACCGAAGGATCATTCCAGTGTCAGTGTTATTCCGGTTACCAGCGCACACAGGAAGGAAGCCACTGCGAAG ATATCAATGAGTGCGATAGGCCGTCAAACTGTCAAAGAGGCCGCTGTATCAACAGTATGGGTTCGTACACCTGTGAGTGCCAGAAGGGATACACATTGGTGGGAGGCCGCCGTTGCCAAG ACATTGACGAATGCGCATCCGACTGGAGCCTTTGCCAGCCGTACGGCTCTTGCGAGAATAGACCGGGCTCATATGTGTGTGTCTGCCATCACGGCTACGTCCTCTCAGAGGACAAACACAGCTGCGAGG CACCTCAAATGATAGCAGATGAGAAGAAGGAGTGCTACCTGAACCTGGATGATACCGTGTTTTGTGACAGTGTCTTGGCCACCAACGTCACCAAGCAGGAGTGCTGCTGCTCTATCGGAGTTGGCTGGGGAGACCATTGTGAGATCTACCCATGTCCTGTTTCCCACTCAG CTGAATTCCACTTCCTGTGTCCAAACGGGCAGGGTCTCTACTATGATGAAGGACTCATGTATAGCCGTCCTGCCTACCAGG ATATCGACGAGTGTTCTCTTTTTGCGGATGAAATTTGCAAAAAAGGCCGCTGTCAAAACACTCAGCCGGGATACGAGTGTTACTGTCAGCGGGGCTTCTACTATGACAGCAACCTTCTCGAGTGTATCG ATGTAAATGAATGTCACGACGAGTCTCTGTGCAGAAATGGTCATTGCATCAACACCGAAGGCTCCTTTTACTGCAATTGTAAGGAACCGTGGACCCAAGATTCTGACAAAAAGAAATGTGTGCTAGCAGAAGTAGCAG ATGTAAACGAGTGTAATGATCCAGCCAACTGCAAGAACGGCCTCTGTGTGGACACTCAAGGGTCTTACTACTGCATTTGCTCCCCACCATGGACCCTAGCTATTGACCGGAACCGTTGCGTGACTCCAGAAGAGCAAGCAG ATGTGAATGAGTGCCAGGATCCCTCGTACTGTAAGAATGGGAGGTGTGAGAACACGCCCGGCTCCTTTCACTGTTTTTGTGACCCTCCTCGCACCTTCAGTGCGGCGCTCAAACAGTGCGTCTATGACG ATCGTACAGCAGCCCACAAAGACGTGTGTTTCCAGCAGGTGGATGAGGGTTTAATCTGCAGCGAGCCGAGGAGCGTCATGCTGGTTACCTATTCGGAGTGCTGCTGTCACTACGGGCGCGGTTGGGGGCCCGAGTGCAACACTTGTCCGCCAAGGCATTCAG AGATGTTTAGCCATTTGTGTGAGATGCACCTGGAGACGGAGTCGGATGGGGAACAGGAAATCCTGACAGCTTTCGCTCACTATAATCCAG GTGACAGTTCAGAGGAGGATTCGGACGAATGCAGTTGTGCAAATGGCCACTGTGTGCGCTCCTATCTGGGTACCATGTGTGAATGTAACCAAGGTTTTAGGTTGGACCACTCTCACACCCGCTGTATAG ATATCGATGAGTGTTCAGAACCAGGAGTTCGTAGCAATCTGTGTGAGAACGCTCGCTGTGTGAACACCGTGGGCTCATACAAGTGCTACTGCAAACACGGTTTTGTGCCTACTCGCAGGCCAAATAAATGTGTCCGCCGTAGAATGAAATAA
- the ltbp3 gene encoding latent-transforming growth factor beta-binding protein 3 isoform X3 → MNGGVCNSRKHCQCPPGFTGRLCQFPPRLTQRVEAARGNKQPVYPMSLKPNGQKLLEQAGLGRTQLTQSHSVFSIPFAQPGYHSSEVQINVRVHHASDTSVVIQPLDQAESKPPQKIGPRLPPTRHKPKGRCFQETTPKQACNSTPLPVLTNQEDCCGSVGNSWGQNKCYQCPKLPNASVKQTIVEDYGSTCPQGYKRFNNTHCQDINECSMQGICENGDCLNTLGSFKCSCKAGFVLERNRCVTELSHCFLMASDDRGCEHALPTQLAKDRCCCTVGKAWGRNCERCPREGTVAFSEICPAGKGYIIREFTETFPLAFPLMPIPHKPEVEETTTAVQQAPTSQHSPRVPVVKPTPPTIIRMTPDNDPLETQTKVSPETDECRLSRNICGHGECENSPNGRICHCHPGYRLNPQRNICEDDNECESEPCGQGRGFCINTEGGYKCHCRQGYKHMVQHGRLKCVDVNECSKRDICGSGGQCANLPGSYKCECHSGYKSRSHRHPVCEDVNECLSPDNCPNEQCVNTLGSFECVPCLSGHESRSGTCYDINECEKPGICPNGRCENLLGTYRCLCNEGFIPSIDSKGCTDIDECEDVRLCAYGRCINTEGSFQCQCYSGYQRTQEGSHCEDINECDRPSNCQRGRCINSMGSYTCECQKGYTLVGGRRCQDIDECASDWSLCQPYGSCENRPGSYVCVCHHGYVLSEDKHSCEAPQMIADEKKECYLNLDDTVFCDSVLATNVTKQECCCSIGVGWGDHCEIYPCPVSHSAEFHFLCPNGQGLYYDEGLMYSRPAYQDIDECSLFADEICKKGRCQNTQPGYECYCQRGFYYDSNLLECIDVNECHDESLCRNGHCINTEGSFYCNCKEPWTQDSDKKKCVLAEVADVNECNDPANCKNGLCVDTQGSYYCICSPPWTLAIDRNRCVTPEEQADVNECQDPSYCKNGRCENTPGSFHCFCDPPRTFSAALKQCVYDDRTAAHKDVCFQQVDEGLICSEPRSVMLVTYSECCCHYGRGWGPECNTCPPRHSEMFSHLCEMHLETESDGEQEILTAFAHYNPGDSSEEDSDECSCANGHCVRSYLGTMCECNQGFRLDHSHTRCIDIDECSEPGVRSNLCENARCVNTVGSYKCYCKHGFVPTRRPNKCVRRRMK, encoded by the exons ATGAACGGTGGCGTGTGCAACTCCAGGAAGCACTGCCAATGCCCACCGGGCTTCACGGGCCGCCTGTGCCAGTTTCCTCCGCGGCTCACCCAGCGTGTAGAGGCGGCGCGGGGCAACAAGCAACCCGTCTATCCCATGTCCTTGAAGCCCAACGGCCAAAAGCTTCTGGAGCAAGCGGGTCTGGGACGTACCCAGTTGACTCAGTCACACTCAGTTTTCTCCATTCCTTTTGCACAGCCGGGCTACCACTCCTCGGAAG TGCAGATAAACGTGCGCGTTCACCACGCATCAGACACGTCCGTGGTCATTCAGCCTCTCGACCAGGCGGAGAGCAAACCCCCTCAGAAGATCGGGCCACGCCTCCCGCCTACGCGGCACAAGCCCAAGGGCCGTTGCTTCCAGGAGACCACACCCAAACAAGCT TGCAACAGCACCCCGCTTCCTGTTCTGACGAACCAAGAGGACTGCTGTGGAAGCGTGGGCAACTCCTGGGGTCAAAATAAGTGCTACCAGTGCCCCAAATTGCCAA ATGCTTCTGTCAAGCAGACAATTGTAGAAGATTATGGATCAACCTGCCCACAAGGTTATAAAAGATTCAACAACACACACTGTCAAG ATATCAACGAGTGCTCCATGCAAGGAATCTGCGAGAATGGAGATTGTTTGAACACTCTAGGGAGCTTCAAATGTTCATGCAAGGCTGGTTTTGTTCTGGAGCGGAATCGATGTGTCA CCGAGTTATCTCACTGCTTCCTGATGGCGTCCGATGACAGGGGTTGCGAGCATGCCCTGCCCACCCAACTCGCCAAGGATCGGTGCTGCTGCACAGTGGGCAAAGCTTGGGGGCGCAACTGTGAACGCTGTCCACGGGAAGGCACAG TTGCCTTCAGTGAGATCTGCCCAGCTGGCAAAGGCTATATCATAAGAGAGTTCACAGAAACTTTCCCCTTGGCCTTTCCCTTAATGCCCATCCCTCACAAGCCTGAAGTGGAAG AGACAACAACTGCTGTGCAGCAGGCCCCGACCAGCCAACACAGTCCTCGCGTTCCTG TTGTCAAGCCCACCCCTCCGACAATCATCAGAATGACCCCTGACAATGACCCTTTGGAAACCCAAACTAAAGTCTCAC CAGAGACAGATGAATGTAGGCTAAGCAGGAACATTTGTGGTCATGGAGAATGTGAGAACAGCCCCAACGGCCGCATCTGTCACTGTCACCCCGGCTATCGTCTCAACCCGCAGAGGAACATCTGTGAGG ATGATAATGAATGTGAGTCTGAGCCTTGCGGTCAGGGCAGAGGCTTTTGCATCAACACAGAGGGTGGCTACAAATGTCACTGTCGCCAAGGCTATAAACACATGGTGCAGCATGGGAGGCTAAAGTGTGTCG ACGTAAACGAATGTTCCAAACGGGACATTTGTGGTTCTGGAGGCCAGTGTGCTAACTTGCCGGGTTCTTATAAATGTGAATGTCACAGTGGCTACAAGAGCAGGTCACACCGTCACCCTGTTTGTgaag aTGTGAACGAATGTCTCAGTCCggacaattgtccaaatgagcaATGCGTGAACACACTTGGCTCCTTTGAATGTGTTCCTTGCCTATCGGGTCACGAGTCACGCTCTGGCACCTGCTACG ATATAAACGAGTGTGAAAAACCTGGCATTTGTCCCAATGGCCGATGTGAAAACCTTCTTGGAACTTATCGTTGCCTTTGCAATGAGGGCTTCATCCCATCGATTGACAGCAAGGGCTGCACTG ATATTGATGAGTGTGAAGACGTCCGGCTGTGTGCGTATGGCCGCTGCATCAATACCGAAGGATCATTCCAGTGTCAGTGTTATTCCGGTTACCAGCGCACACAGGAAGGAAGCCACTGCGAAG ATATCAATGAGTGCGATAGGCCGTCAAACTGTCAAAGAGGCCGCTGTATCAACAGTATGGGTTCGTACACCTGTGAGTGCCAGAAGGGATACACATTGGTGGGAGGCCGCCGTTGCCAAG ACATTGACGAATGCGCATCCGACTGGAGCCTTTGCCAGCCGTACGGCTCTTGCGAGAATAGACCGGGCTCATATGTGTGTGTCTGCCATCACGGCTACGTCCTCTCAGAGGACAAACACAGCTGCGAGG CACCTCAAATGATAGCAGATGAGAAGAAGGAGTGCTACCTGAACCTGGATGATACCGTGTTTTGTGACAGTGTCTTGGCCACCAACGTCACCAAGCAGGAGTGCTGCTGCTCTATCGGAGTTGGCTGGGGAGACCATTGTGAGATCTACCCATGTCCTGTTTCCCACTCAG CTGAATTCCACTTCCTGTGTCCAAACGGGCAGGGTCTCTACTATGATGAAGGACTCATGTATAGCCGTCCTGCCTACCAGG ATATCGACGAGTGTTCTCTTTTTGCGGATGAAATTTGCAAAAAAGGCCGCTGTCAAAACACTCAGCCGGGATACGAGTGTTACTGTCAGCGGGGCTTCTACTATGACAGCAACCTTCTCGAGTGTATCG ATGTAAATGAATGTCACGACGAGTCTCTGTGCAGAAATGGTCATTGCATCAACACCGAAGGCTCCTTTTACTGCAATTGTAAGGAACCGTGGACCCAAGATTCTGACAAAAAGAAATGTGTGCTAGCAGAAGTAGCAG ATGTAAACGAGTGTAATGATCCAGCCAACTGCAAGAACGGCCTCTGTGTGGACACTCAAGGGTCTTACTACTGCATTTGCTCCCCACCATGGACCCTAGCTATTGACCGGAACCGTTGCGTGACTCCAGAAGAGCAAGCAG ATGTGAATGAGTGCCAGGATCCCTCGTACTGTAAGAATGGGAGGTGTGAGAACACGCCCGGCTCCTTTCACTGTTTTTGTGACCCTCCTCGCACCTTCAGTGCGGCGCTCAAACAGTGCGTCTATGACG ATCGTACAGCAGCCCACAAAGACGTGTGTTTCCAGCAGGTGGATGAGGGTTTAATCTGCAGCGAGCCGAGGAGCGTCATGCTGGTTACCTATTCGGAGTGCTGCTGTCACTACGGGCGCGGTTGGGGGCCCGAGTGCAACACTTGTCCGCCAAGGCATTCAG AGATGTTTAGCCATTTGTGTGAGATGCACCTGGAGACGGAGTCGGATGGGGAACAGGAAATCCTGACAGCTTTCGCTCACTATAATCCAG GTGACAGTTCAGAGGAGGATTCGGACGAATGCAGTTGTGCAAATGGCCACTGTGTGCGCTCCTATCTGGGTACCATGTGTGAATGTAACCAAGGTTTTAGGTTGGACCACTCTCACACCCGCTGTATAG ATATCGATGAGTGTTCAGAACCAGGAGTTCGTAGCAATCTGTGTGAGAACGCTCGCTGTGTGAACACCGTGGGCTCATACAAGTGCTACTGCAAACACGGTTTTGTGCCTACTCGCAGGCCAAATAAATGTGTCCGCCGTAGAATGAAATAA